In Pirellulales bacterium, a single window of DNA contains:
- a CDS encoding Gfo/Idh/MocA family oxidoreductase yields the protein MRVLTAGGWKNGFLAYHLHEQQVRIAVRLWLRVHPINDAFVAYDRADWRKAIDYVRNIGLAGTWRKIRSRLSERERNRKYVAIGWGELVEAGPGCSCDTRPRSLVGFIAPFHPAALDEVCLHQGLVRPVTLETGRWNQSTVYTGDLSVPEFNWNEIAAWSEWSGVALDQSILDQVFDRVLPNVLQKGPAPDLVQLSSGGDASSDIQPPSRSIHRTDRKRAVIFGMGQYAKTVIAPKISSVVEISGWYEIDPTQIGPIDHASYEARTSMFPQDGDEYDVYFVAGFHHTHTPIAIHALRNNADVVVEKPLATTTAQLDLLLDGMRASHGRFFAGFHKRYNPVNQLIRTEIAEGQDQALSYRAIVHEIPLPAKHWYHWPNSGGAIICNGCHWIDHFLFLNNFSRPTRIDSRWMANGDIVVLMDLQNGASFSLVLTKHGSARLGVREIVWITAGDRTATVVDDRQYSAESSRRFLRKIRFHRHAASQQMYHEIGRRLVGELAGDSLESVDVSTRAMLVAAHNLAVRNKGSS from the coding sequence ATGCGCGTCTTGACCGCTGGGGGATGGAAGAACGGCTTCCTCGCGTATCACTTGCACGAACAGCAGGTTCGAATTGCCGTTCGATTGTGGCTGCGAGTTCATCCGATTAACGACGCTTTTGTCGCTTACGATCGCGCCGATTGGCGGAAGGCGATCGATTACGTGCGAAATATCGGGCTTGCGGGAACGTGGCGAAAGATTCGTTCGCGTTTATCGGAGAGAGAACGCAATCGCAAATACGTCGCGATCGGCTGGGGCGAGTTGGTCGAGGCAGGGCCAGGATGTTCGTGCGATACGCGTCCTCGTTCCCTCGTTGGATTTATTGCGCCATTTCATCCAGCCGCACTCGATGAAGTTTGCTTGCACCAAGGATTGGTGAGGCCGGTTACTCTAGAAACCGGCCGTTGGAATCAAAGCACGGTTTATACCGGCGACCTATCCGTACCGGAATTCAATTGGAACGAGATTGCAGCTTGGTCGGAGTGGTCCGGAGTTGCACTCGATCAATCGATACTCGACCAGGTATTCGATCGCGTGCTGCCGAACGTGCTGCAAAAAGGCCCGGCACCAGATCTGGTTCAACTTTCTTCCGGCGGCGACGCCTCGTCCGACATCCAGCCGCCTTCGCGATCGATACACCGAACCGATCGAAAACGCGCTGTTATTTTTGGGATGGGGCAGTATGCCAAGACGGTGATCGCGCCAAAAATCAGCTCTGTTGTTGAAATCTCTGGCTGGTACGAAATCGATCCCACCCAAATTGGGCCGATCGATCATGCTTCTTACGAAGCGCGAACTTCGATGTTTCCCCAAGACGGCGACGAGTACGACGTGTACTTCGTCGCGGGGTTTCATCACACTCATACGCCGATCGCAATTCATGCGCTACGCAACAATGCCGATGTCGTTGTCGAAAAACCGCTTGCAACGACGACCGCACAGCTCGACCTGCTCCTCGATGGAATGCGTGCGAGTCATGGCCGATTTTTCGCCGGGTTCCACAAGCGTTACAACCCCGTCAACCAATTGATCCGAACCGAGATTGCCGAAGGCCAAGATCAGGCACTGTCGTATCGAGCCATCGTTCACGAGATCCCATTACCGGCTAAGCACTGGTATCACTGGCCAAATTCGGGGGGGGCAATTATTTGCAATGGTTGCCATTGGATCGATCATTTCTTGTTTCTCAACAATTTTTCCCGGCCGACGCGAATCGACTCGCGATGGATGGCGAACGGCGACATTGTGGTTTTGATGGATTTACAAAATGGAGCGTCATTCTCGCTAGTGCTTACCAAACATGGATCGGCGCGATTGGGAGTGCGCGAAATTGTTTGGATCACTGCTGGCGATCGGACGGCAACTGTCGTTGACGATCGGCAATATTCTGCCGAATCGAGCCGGCGATTTTTAAGAAAGATTCGATTCCACCGTCACGCGGCATCGCAGCAAATGTACCATGAAATTGGTCGCCGGCTGGTTGGAGAGTTAGCCGGGGATAGCCTCGAATCAGTCGATGTTTCGACACGAGCAATGTTGGTTGCCGCTCACAATCTTGCTGTGCGCAATAAAGGGTCGAGCTAG